A DNA window from Microtus ochrogaster isolate Prairie Vole_2 unplaced genomic scaffold, MicOch1.0 UNK31, whole genome shotgun sequence contains the following coding sequences:
- the LOC101985106 gene encoding mitochondrial import inner membrane translocase subunit Tim10: MDPLRAQQLAAELEVEMMADMYNRMTSACHRKCVPPHYKEAELSKGESVCLDRCVSKYLDIHERMGKKLTELSMQDEELMKRVQQSSGPA, encoded by the coding sequence ATGGATCCGCTTAGAGCCCAGCAGCTGGCTGCGGAGCTGGAGGTGGAGATGATGGCCGACATGTACAACAGGATGACCAGTGCCTGCCACCGGAAGTGTGTGCCTCCCCACTACAAGGAAGCAGAGCTGTCCAAAGGCGAGTCTGTGTGCCTGGACCGATGTGTATCCAAGTACTTGGACATCCATGAGAGGATGGGCAAAAAGTTGACAGAGTTGTCAATGCAGGATGAAGAGCTGATGAAGAGGGTCCAGCAGAGCTCTGGGCCGGCATGA